From the Gallaecimonas mangrovi genome, one window contains:
- a CDS encoding efflux RND transporter permease subunit, translating to MSNQPKGLIAWFTHNSVAANLLMAVIVVGGIISAFLIRKELWPQSNQYQIAIQVPYPGAAPQEVEEGIILKVEQAIKNVDGIKEVRSTAREGVASIRVYVEPSYNTTEVLNEIKVQVDAIPSMPQDAEKPVVYERRPEQDVIWVQVYGDLSEREFKEYAKAVSDDLKALPSITRADVQGARDYEVGIEVSEAKLREYGLTLDEVASKVRNSSIDIPGGSIKSDTGDILLRTKGKAYHGYQFDKITLLTRKDGTRVLVSDVAKVVDGFVEDDHFARFDGKPGVSIGVVAVGNQDVLKMAAAVKKYVAAKQKTLPANVKLSYWGDSSKFLSDRLDMMLSNMAMGGLLVFLVLSLFLQVRLAFWVMLGIPVCFLGTLLVMHLPFVDVTINMMSLFGFILVLG from the coding sequence ATGAGCAACCAACCTAAGGGCCTTATTGCCTGGTTTACCCATAACAGTGTGGCGGCCAACTTGCTGATGGCGGTGATTGTGGTGGGCGGCATTATCAGTGCCTTTCTTATCCGCAAGGAGCTATGGCCGCAATCTAACCAGTATCAAATTGCCATTCAGGTACCTTACCCGGGGGCCGCGCCGCAGGAAGTGGAAGAAGGCATCATCCTGAAAGTGGAACAAGCCATTAAGAACGTTGATGGCATTAAAGAGGTCCGTTCTACCGCCCGTGAAGGGGTCGCCTCAATACGGGTTTATGTGGAGCCTTCTTACAACACCACCGAAGTGCTCAATGAAATTAAGGTGCAGGTGGATGCTATTCCATCAATGCCGCAAGATGCTGAAAAACCAGTGGTTTATGAAAGGCGCCCAGAACAGGATGTGATTTGGGTGCAAGTTTATGGCGACCTGAGTGAGCGTGAATTCAAGGAATACGCCAAAGCGGTGTCGGATGACTTAAAAGCGCTGCCCAGTATTACCCGCGCCGATGTGCAAGGTGCCCGCGATTACGAGGTGGGTATCGAGGTGTCTGAAGCCAAGCTTCGCGAATACGGGCTGACCTTGGACGAAGTGGCCTCCAAGGTGCGCAATAGCTCCATTGATATCCCCGGCGGCTCTATTAAATCTGATACCGGTGATATTTTGCTACGCACCAAAGGCAAGGCTTATCACGGTTACCAGTTCGACAAAATTACCCTACTCACCCGCAAGGACGGTACCCGGGTGCTGGTGAGCGACGTGGCCAAGGTGGTAGACGGCTTTGTTGAAGACGACCATTTTGCCCGTTTTGACGGTAAGCCCGGGGTGTCCATCGGCGTGGTGGCGGTGGGCAACCAAGATGTACTGAAAATGGCCGCAGCGGTGAAAAAGTACGTAGCGGCCAAACAAAAAACGCTGCCGGCTAACGTCAAACTGTCTTACTGGGGCGACAGCTCTAAGTTCTTGTCAGACAGGTTAGACATGATGCTGTCGAACATGGCCATGGGCGGTTTGCTGGTGTTCTTGGTGCTTAGCCTGTTTTTACAGGTACGGCTGGCCTTTTGGGTAATGCTGGGGATCCCGGTGTGTTTTCTTGGCACCCTGTTGGTCATGCATCTGCCGTTTGTCGATGTCACCATCAACATGATGAGCCTGTTTGGTTTTATCTTGGTGCTGGGATAG